Genomic window (Helianthus annuus cultivar XRQ/B chromosome 3, HanXRQr2.0-SUNRISE, whole genome shotgun sequence):
aaaaaaCACCTCTTTACCAAGTAATGAAAATTCTTTATTTTGAAGGAGTTACATTCTTTGTGGaatgtaaacatgtttatttTCATTTCATCAGAATAATCCATTTCATTTCACCTTCAATTCCTTCGTACCAAACAGTACCTTATTGATATGAACAGAAACACACGGCATAAAAAATACATGTATTTGCCGGCTAACAAAAGCCATTTAATAAACAAGTCAAGACCTAGTTAATATATCATGTGTTAAAGCAAACACGACTTGATTAATAAATAAGTTAATGCGAACATGATTCATCTAATAGGTGGGTTAACCTATTTTAAAGGGTTTAATAAAAGTTTATATTTAGATTTTCCATGATTCATCTAACTATAAATTTTTAAAAGTTAATTAAATTAATTTATCATTTTAAACTACTTCATTAACTCTTCATTTTCAACAATTTATTATATTAGTTCTAACTATCTATTCTCTAATCTTTTCCCTTCACTTTTTTTAGTCTCGAGCTAAATATATAAAATTGAgctaaatatataaaattaagtATGTTAATCGAAAATGAGTATTAAAGAggtaaaaacaattaaaatgacACCAATTACAAAAGAAAAAGTTTCATTTGAGTcgcagtaattaattatttaaattgTTACGAAGTCATTATGTATTACTCATTTATAAATTTACAAATGAACATCTAACGTGTTAACCTAAAAAACGAAACGATTTAGATGGGTTCGATACGATATGACCCGGCATATATAAATTTATCATACGATATGACCCGGTACATATATATTTATCGATTGGGTTAGGATTGAAAAATTCAACCCACAATCCCGTAACCTATCAACATGACATGATTGACGCCCTAATATCATCGATCATGTATGGAATATGTGATAGTGTGGGCACCATAATGCAAAATTGTAAGAAAGATTAATTTCAGTAGTCCATAATACTAATACATCTACAATAATATTTTCTGAAAGTAAATAAAATATTTCTTTTACCACAATATtttcaagattttttttttatttctaggcCGTCTAGGAGATTGATAAGCATTTATAGTAGGGTTTTGAAACATACTTGCTTATTAGGAGGAGATCGAACTCAAGCATAAAGTCAGAGTTATACTCAAAATAGACTTCGACTTCTTGCATTGGTTTGCTACCATAGGTAGCGAACTGTCTAGAAACCAAACATGTTTTAGAAACCAAACATGTTTCAAAACCCACCAAGAAACCAAAGACTCTTTGGAAATACAAAAAAGAATTCATTTCTTGCAGTTTTCAGAATGGAGGAGCAAATTGCGTTAACTGATTTCATTGTTTGTATCTCTTTTGATTGCGCTAACGACACAtacaaattaataaaaaaatggcTTCTCTTTGGCTGTTTATAGAATATCTTTGTTAACCACAATGTACCCAGTTGCCGTATGTTTGCTTTGAGATTTTATTCCAATAATCAACTTGGAATATCATAAGCTTTAGTACTCTCTAAGcatttactattttccaaacttTTAATACAGATACAACTTTATAACTTCAATGGCATCCATTTGAATATACACTTGCATTCTCGTAGTTACGAGCCTTTTATGTTTCGGGTCGTCTGAAAGTGGGATTGGAACCATCAATGACCCTCCACAATATTGGTATGGGCTCGGACATACGTACGTTTACAAGATTTTTGTATGATTTTGAAGTTGTTTAGGATTTTAATATGAGGTGAATCCGGATAGCGGTGACCTGATCAGGTAAAAGAATTTTAACCTTCCAATATGTATGCATTAATCCGGTAAATTAATAATTTCTCATATCTACAAATGAAAAGAATTTGACATTTTTACAATAAAGTGACCGATCCAACGGGAAATACTTTTACGTTGAGTTGATAGACATTAGAGTAACAAAATCCTGGGTCCACCTCTGATCGTGTAGCATCAGTTGACCACGAACTATATTTAAAGTTATAGTTATTACCCATTTAGATGTCACAATTTTATGTTTCCATGAGTTTGTCATACACTTTGGAGGGCAAGATTTATTCATTTGTACAAACATGAACAACTTGGATTCATGACATGCCAATTAAGTCGAAAGAAAGAGATAAAATCAAACAAACTGGAAATCAAAAGCTTGATATTATTAGAAATGCGAGTCCCGCCGCATCTCGATCCAGTAGAGTTACTATTAAATGTCTTGTTCCTGCAGACATGTATTGTGAATCAAAATGCTGCAGCTTCCATCATCTTTACACCCTACACAATGAGAACAAACATGTTGTTGTGAAACTAACATCCAGCGACTCGCCAATAAAAAGTATCAAAACAAAACTTGAAGAACACGTATTGAATCGCGTACTGTTGGTATGAGATTTTGACTCCTCCAGCGCTTGGGTCAGCAATGGTAGAAAAGGCTTCGTGTGACAAGTCAAGGTTGCCCTTGCAACCAGGAGGCGGGCAGAAATCAGTGATCATTACGGTCACTGTGGGGGTGCTCGTACAAGGGTGTGGCACGCCTTGGTTGAGTGCACCTGTGCATGTCACCTGGAAATATTTCCCACAAACAGCTCCACCTTGCCATAAATCTTGGTTCGCAGCCGCTATCATTACTCCTTGATCTTGGTACCCGTAACAAGCTGACGCTGTAATTACAATATAATGAAACATGTTATAAATTATGATCACTTAATATATAAGAGGATGATATGTTCTATAATAttctatatatgtgtgtgtgcacGCGTAATAGTGTATATGAATTACGTAAGTATGGAGGGTCATTGATCGTTCCAACCCCCGTCTCAGACGATCCAAGACTTAAAAGGCTCATAACTATGAGAATGCTAGAGTAAATTCTTATGGATGCCATTGAAGTTGCAATGGAAATAAGTAAATGGGCGTTGAGGTGGATGGAGTTTTAGAGATGAGTTAAGCTTGTGATATTTTGAGTGAAAGAGATAGTTATTTATACTCTACGTTTGTATTGAGTGGTGCATATGAAGTTAAATGCTGGAATAAAATCGCAAAAAACACACATACAGCATTGTGGTTTACAAAGATATTCTTTATGGAGCAAAAGAGAAGGAACATTTAATAATTTGTATGTTTGTCGTGGCtggaaaagatgaaaactttAAATTTAGGCAGCATACGGCAACTGCTTACGTTGTGATTCGCAAAGATATTATTGTCTTTCTAAGTTCTATTACTGCATCCACCCTTAGACTACCTGTTTCGTTTGTGGTATGAAATGTGAAATTAAAGTGTGTCACGTAATTAACTAACGGGGTTTACATATGTTACACAAAGTAATGCGTGTTGTGAATGTGATGGTGTGAAATGCGGGAGagtaaaaataataaaagaaaaagagtGTGTTGAGAGTTTGAATATAACTAGCACATAACACCCCAAATTCTTCTCCCACTCTTGCGCCCGTGGAAGTTTCCTCGCCCCCTTTGCACCCACCTGTGGTGTGGCGGTGTTTGTGCTCGTGACCTTTCCAACGTGGAACATCTTTAATACACCGCacattttaatattaaataatataccCACATACTTTTTAGCTCCACCACATCAtttcttttttcaatttttttttatcattcatCCCACCGAATTTCACATTATCATAAAAacaaattacaaacaaagatGGAACAACGGGTGTGGGGGCATGtgatttattaaactttttaaatattaaataatattccAACATATTATTTAGCTCCATCACAAAAAAAGTTTTCAACTTTTTTACCACTCATGCCGCCTATATGACGATGGTGTAACAACATTTTTTTAACCTTTCACCTCATCATAACACATAGTCGAACATTTTAGGTATGTCAAACTATGTGTTATGGTAAGGTGAAAAAAAGTGACGCCACATAGGCATGGATGATTTCACCTTTTACCTTTCACTAAGGCTATGTGTTACCGGATCACGCCCTTGACACGGCGGTGGTGATCCGGTGGAGGTAGGGGGAGGGGGATGTAGACCACGACCGTTGGGTTGAAAAAGAAGGGTAAGATGGGGGCCTCATGGTCTAAGGTGTATAAGACCATGTATTACCGTTTCGTAAATTTTCACTATCACGTTAAAAAAGTGACTGTCACGTAAGCATAGTATTCACTAactttttttcacctttagtgtGCAGTGGCTTCAAAAATATTAACTATCCACcactagaggtgtacaaatcggttaatcggtttttaaaaaaccggttaaaaaaaaaccggtttttttcacccaaaataaaaaccggtttttttaataaccggttcggttaataaccggtttttcaggtccaaaacaataaccggtataactggttgggaccggtttttaaccggtttttcccaaaaaaaaacggttttttttccggttttttaataaccggttcggttaataaccggtttttgaaatcaAGAATAGTAACCGGTATAAAAACCGGCGGTTAAAAAAAATCGgttaaaaaaaaaccggttataaaaaaaaccggttaaaaaaaaaaccagtttcggttttttttccggtttcgattctaaaaccagtttttttgtacacctctatcCACCACCCATTAAAATACTACTATTTAAAtccaataaattaaaaaaaagaatgaGGTTTTATTGCTTGAAAAGCTTAGGTTCCACAATCCTCCCCCTTTCACGAGTGTGGTCTCCATCACAGTGAGCCCACTTTAACACTCggtaattgtcacaccctggctttgcggaagcgtggttaattttggtgtgacttcttaataccatagcttaatcataacaaagctatatgaaataaaaaccatgcaagatcatccataggattaagttttaaaacaaacgtaacacaacattgtctgaagacgttgacacatgcaacgggaATTACAATCTAACAACATGAAACATTGTTCAgaaaacacaaacatcaacatgacataaacgcagtttaaggactgtgactcgtccaggtaaaagtcacatcccctaaaccttGACCTCGTATCACtttgcagcgggaaaacgtaacataccgcgccagatctttagttccctgaaata
Coding sequences:
- the LOC110927937 gene encoding EG45-like domain containing protein; translated protein: MASIRIYSSILIVMSLLSLGSSETGVGTINDPPYLPSACYGYQDQGVMIAAANQDLWQGGAVCGKYFQVTCTGALNQGVPHPCTSTPTVTVMITDFCPPPGCKGNLDLSHEAFSTIADPSAGGVKISYQQV